A genomic segment from Streptosporangium roseum DSM 43021 encodes:
- a CDS encoding Lrp/AsnC family transcriptional regulator has translation MTEMSRNSGQEGGQPGRIGIGLELDATHLKILEVLRENGRISVAALAERVGISRANAYTRFEALRADGAIKRFTAEIDHVRAGLGITALIFVTVRQQMWRQFRAQLAQMPEVEYCAITTGQHDAMIQVRVTDVAAVHAMVTDRLANIPAVKATETVFILDEVLRRPYVLPSDRGPARSSRRPPADPAAGSAKSTGPARSAGPSGAAGPAGSAGSTGAEVPLGMMRFVGAAEGRAQLQQDV, from the coding sequence ATGACCGAAATGTCAAGGAACTCGGGCCAGGAGGGCGGCCAACCTGGACGGATCGGCATCGGCCTGGAGCTTGACGCGACCCACCTGAAGATCCTTGAGGTGCTGCGCGAGAACGGCAGGATCTCGGTGGCGGCCCTCGCCGAACGGGTCGGCATCTCGCGGGCGAACGCCTACACGCGGTTCGAGGCGCTGCGCGCCGACGGCGCGATCAAGCGGTTCACGGCGGAGATCGATCATGTCCGCGCAGGTCTCGGCATCACCGCGTTGATCTTCGTGACCGTCCGGCAGCAGATGTGGCGCCAGTTCCGCGCCCAGCTCGCGCAGATGCCCGAGGTGGAGTACTGCGCGATCACCACCGGCCAGCACGACGCGATGATCCAGGTCCGGGTGACCGACGTCGCGGCCGTGCACGCGATGGTGACCGACCGGCTGGCCAACATCCCGGCGGTCAAGGCCACCGAGACCGTCTTCATCCTGGACGAAGTGCTCAGGCGCCCCTACGTCCTGCCGAGCGACCGCGGCCCCGCCCGGTCCTCCCGCCGCCCGCCCGCCGACCCCGCCGCCGGGTCTGCCAAGTCCACCGGCCCTGCCAGATCCGCGGGCCCCTCGGGGGCCGCCGGACCTGCGGGGTCCGCCGGGTCCACCGGGGCAGAGGTCCCGCTGGGCATGATGCGTTTCGTGGGCGCGGCCGAGGGCCGCGCCCAGCTCCAGCAGGACGTCTGA